cagcttcctcctcctcctggtcaGCGAACATAGGACAGGCATACCTGTAGAGGCACTCTAAAGGAGACATCCCAAGGGCCGAGTGCCTCAGGGTGTTGTGGGCGTATTCAGCCCAGAGAAATTGATCAGACCAGGAGGAGGGGTTAGTGGAGGCCAGGCACTTGAGCAGACTCCTGGTCCtggtctgctccaggtcctgattGGTCTACTTCATCTGACCATTGGTTTGGGGGTGAAACCCCGATGACTGGCTGGCCATGGCTCCCAGGAGCCCCAGGAAGGCTCCCAAAAATGGCTGGAAAATTGAAGCCCCCTGTCGGACACCACGTCGGAGGGGAAGCCATGGTGTCGAACTATGTGATGTAGGAACAGGCAGGCAGTCTCGCAGGCCAAGGGAAGCTTTGGTAAGGTCAAGAACCTGGCAGATTTGGAGAAGCGATCGACAATGACCAATATGATGgtattatcaatcaatcaatcaaattttatttatatagcgctttttacaacagttgttgtcacaaagcagctttacaagtgccgagtcctagcccccagtgagcaagccactTATTACACCGAGAGGGGGGGTAACCTGATCACAAAGTCCAAAGCCAAATGAGTCCATGGTCTGGACAGAATAGGAAGGGGGCGTAATAGCCCTGGGCGCTTGGAGTGAGACACCATGTTCTTGGTGTATGTTTCACATGTGGACACAGCattgaatttgtgcagagaggacaagcaacatgctcccaaaaatgatcctgttcagttataaagattatgctgttgtgaataaaataagaactgcgacatgcaagacatgtggagtcaggataagagatagagatgcaaccacttcaaactttgttcgacatttgaggctgcacaaacaaaagttAGACTTTGCTATGTACGTTTTACATAATGCTATtacggttagctagctagctgggatgtgataactcaggggtTGAAAATAAACTTTTACAACGGTCCACATGAGCAAATTGACTTGTGTCAGcggtccgcaccaacaataattCGAAAGCGGGGGGGGAGCTACGGGCGAACAAAaatcatggggggggggggggggggggggggtgacgacgacaattgcgacgacatctcactcaagcgaaccgaaacactcGAACGCCTAAcattagtctgactaacttaatatactactaatcaactgcatcaattatgttaaatattgaaattacatctggtgacttgactaggacttgaagtttaagacttgggacttgactcaagacttgcttgtattgacttgggacttgactcgagacttgattgtgaagacttcagacttacttgttacttgcgacttagtgacttgttcacatgtctggtaGCCATACAGTTGCATGGCCTAAAGCCCACTGTCTTAGCTGCTATTTATCGTGCTCCCAAACACAACACGGATTTTATAAATGAGTTTTCAGCATTCCTCACCTACCTCAccttggtgattttaatatacaTATGGACAATGTAACCCTTTCTCTATTGTTAGGGTCCCTGTGAATCCAGGTATAAAAAATCTTGCATTTAAGCTTACTATTTTTGCTTGTTTCGAAAGGCAAGGGAAGGATGGACATGTCCAGACATGTAGGGCCAGGTCAGTTTGAGTTGGCCTTTTGTGGAGTGCACATCTCCAGTGCAACAATGAAAAGCAGATTTAATGTTGGCCAAGCTCTGGATCATATATTTTCTGATAACGAATCGGAGGTTAGGGTCAAAAGAAAGGCCCAGGGAGGCACAACAAAACATTAAAACCAATCCTTTCATGGATAAGGAAGCCTAACAAGATAAACAAGAGGTAAGAAACAAATTGGTTGATAATTAATTGATTTTAGAGTATCTTATGGCTGATTTAAAACACGGGTCCACACGTACCCAttagcaccccagatgggaccgGAAAGCTAACAGAAGAGGAAGGGTAAACTGCACCACTTATAAGGATTTTTCATCTTGCCTGGACAGTTTTGGATTACATCAACATATCAACTTCCCAACACACTCTAAAGGTCATACCTTGGATTTAGTTTGTTGTTCAGGTGTAACTCCTTATAATTGTACTGCCACAGACCTCCCTGTTTCCGATCATTTGTTAATCTCATTCAGTATCAACATGACTCTGTCTAAAAGTAGAGTACCACGTGTCATCACTTATcgtaatatttaaaatattaatataacttCACttctcaggtcacaggtatctgccaaaattggaccgtggacaaatttagttgagtacccctgcactaGACTCTTTACCTTCTCACTTCTACTCTGTCGACCATTGcaactttttaatgtcattctTCAATACTAAACAGGGCACTTAACAGGGCAGTTGCATTTTAAAACCCCTCAaatttagagatttatttacattttaagacaaaacaacatGATATTTGTACAATTATATCTTTTTGAACCACTCATGAGTCCATTTTTCTTTTCAACCACTTTAGTGTTTTTCCAAGTATGCCCCAAAATGCCTGTCCTCGCTGTCATGCTGGGAAACTAAGGGCTTTGCTAGGGAAAGCCCCCTTCTAAGCCAGACACACTATGCTATATAAGGATATAATACAAAAGTAAATACAGTATAATATGGTAAGTGGAAAGTACAGTAAGGTGGCGTATGTGCTAACAGAGTAAAAGATTGCGTAGACCAGTGAAAAAACTTAACATAATGCACAACAGAAGTTAAGAATAGAGTATGACTCATAAACATTAACAATAATATGTGTTGGAGAAGTTTTATTGTCACAAATCCTAACAGGGATTCCACTACCCAGAACCCACCTGCCGAAGTCCCGTTCAACCACTGCGTCCTTGCCCAATCGTCATCCCCAGATTACTAATCATCagcacctgtctctctctattttaGCAGGATGCATCCGCCTAGCCCTTGCGAAGCATTGCTATTATGTTAATCAGCGTACCGAGCATTCTCCTGTCTAGCTCTCTTGGTTACTGTTCTGTTGCCCGACTTACGATTCTGCTCTTTCCATCTCCGGATTTAGGAGGACTGATACTCGGCTTCGGTCCCTGCAGATTTTGCTCCGGTTTACCCCTGTGTCTACCCTCCTGGATATGGACAACTTTTCAGTCCATTAAGAGGCACGCAAGAGATATCCTGTGTAACCTGTTCAATAAAAGTCATTTAAATGTCTGGGAGTGTCTGACTCCTAGTGTTGATGTTACATTTATGTTATTTGAAGTGGGCAAGTACCTGGGGTGCATAACCAGGTATTATGACTTAACCATGTATTATGACTTATTCAAAGTGTCACATATTTGCATGACAAAAAATAAGCAAAAGTAAGAACAAACTGGTAGGTGAGAGCAGGTAAAAGTAAATGTGTTATTGTTCAGAAATAAAGTGGACAAAATATTACATTAGTAAATGGCAGTGAGTAAATAAAACAAGTAAGTAGCTACCACTGCTTAAGTGTCAATACAGCCAATTAAGTTTTTAAGTAACACTGGTTTCTAATATATATTGTGTATCATTGTATCACTGCCATATGCAAAGACATGAACTAATGGAGTTATTACAGGTTAAATTAATATTGGCTAACAATTATTAATGAAATACTGTAGTTCTTATTCATGTTATcaaatgcaacacacacacacaatgtttgtGGCAAAGATCACTGTCCCTAGTATGTAAATTTCATTCTCACAACAGTTTTCAAGCTGACATTGTCAACTACGTAGCCTACAAAAAGCTTACAGTTTTGTCCCAGACTGCTTATTGCCTTGTAACAGCTCATTTATGTGTCcatagataataataataataataataataataataataataataatctttatttgtatagcacctttcatacatacatgcaactcaaagtgctttgcagtataaataaaagaaacataaaaaggagataagacaaaaagaaaatgttaaaagaaattaaagataaaatattaaaataacataaaatgtaaaaaagtaaacaatataataaaaaagtaaagtaaataagataataataatcgggaaaactattaagataattacaACAGATTTAGCTCACCCTCGCTCTCTAGaacaacaaacactcacacagagcgcaaccttcactctcactggttttATGCTAACTGTGTGTTCGTTGGCCCACAGTTATGCACGGCCACCTGGTGCTCGACTCCCAGCCGAGGGTGAAATtcccaatcactcagttaccctgcctggtaaccaccaatggtgCCACCTAGATAGTTTTATTTATCAGTAAGTATTTACATTTATTGGCAACAAATCCATTGATTATGAACAAGTAACCCAGTCCTCTCGTTATTTTCTCCTGTCGGAGACAGAGAATTACAATGATTCTTCATTTTGTCCTTCACCAGAGTTGCTCCCTCTTAAGTTTGCTTTTCATTTCAGTCAACTGCTTTCGTTCACGGTCCATCTCCATCTTGCTTGTTTCTAAGATGTTCCTTTCTCTCCTTAACTCCTCCTTTTCTTTTTCAAGTTTCCTTTCTCTGATTTCCagctctttccatctctcctctAAATTTCTCAGACTCATAAGTTCTGTTATTTGGTTATTCTCTTTGTCAAGTCCATACATCTGCAGCACACGTTCTTTTTCTGCAATAGAAAAAGATAAAAGAAACTTTTCAATTTAAATGTGGTATGTGAACTTGGACAAAGTGCCTGTATTTTCATAGATTATTATGCTGACATAATTCTATTCTATGTAATTAAGTCAAACAATGTATTCATATGTTTCAAACATCAGTATAGGTAAAattcattactttgcctaataGTGGAAAAAATAGGAAACTCTACCTTAGGCATTAAAGAGAGTTAAATAAAGTAAATGAGCAAAAAAGCAGAACATTAAAGAAGACGGGGGAAGGCAAGAATTCTGAAAGAGCGATGACTGACCAAGGTCACGATGCAGGAGGGGTTCACAATGGAAAAGTGCAGCAAAGAAACCATCGCTTTCTTTTGCTCCGTGTTGCTCCAAGATCTGAAACATGGCTTGCATCCTTTTTTTGCTTCCttcctcttcacacacctcaAAGTACTCATCTTCCTCAATCACTCCGTGGTTGAACATCCAATGGGCCACTGGCTCCACATGTTGCACTTTCTCAATGAGCTTTTCTTTCACCGTGTGAACATAGAGAGCAtgttctgggggggggggggggaaatgaCACAACTCAGCAGACTTTACACATGAGGCACAATACAAACCAAGCATGATCTAAACACAAGAAAATTGAGTGAAATAGAAGTTCACAGAGACCAATCCTCACCAATGAAAATTAAACATAGGTATCTGGCTCATTTTTTATAGACAAAACCCCCCAAAACAGAACATTCtagtgtaaggaatgccacctgatctttcttaatcaacctcatctgcccctcattaccacgcccccttcagccttacttaagcacttcaccagcacatctcagttgcgaagtattgccgactcatgccgcgtaccaagcctttctatatcctgtctgctctcctgtgtcctgaccctcgcttacgtccccgaccttgtctcctgcctagtccctctgtacctcctgacttctgctcccccggtatgaccctggaccgtcctgaccacgccaagaaaacgctgttactgatcctagtactcgtgattcacctgcctgtgtttgtaccagcgtctcatttaaataaaagcggtgttcttccgcatttggatccctctctgcctgttcaatacgttacatctAGAGTTCATTCTAGAACATTCTAGATTTGTGTGGCCATTCGTTCAGCTTTGCTGTCCTCCCCAATGTCTGAACTGTTGCACCTGAGGCACTGTTTTTGCCCCCCTGTATGCTGGCCTGGTCAAAGTCACATTTAgcatttatttaattttcatAATGTCACATTGCAgccccacacccctcccttCATGCGTGTATAGGTGTAGTCCATGTCCAAATATGTAaattccgtgggtgtggttgtttgtgtgtgtacgtgtgtgttcgCACGTCTCGTtagtctgatgtgtgtgtgtgtgtgtgtgtgtgcgcgtttgtgttacATGTTCTGCTGCCACATTGCTAAGAGCGTCATTCATTAATAAATGCTTTATGCATACTCGTCTCTGCATCCTTCCTTCCTCGCACCATGACACATTTGTACTGCACTACCTCCTTTCTCTGGTCAAGATACTTGCACACTTGTATAGTCTTTGTaatgtttgtgaatgtcataAGTTCTTGTtaaattgtttgtgtgtgtccattactGTGATTTGTTATTGTGTAACTGCTActggctgctaaatttccttcgggatcaataatGTATCTACCTATCTTCTTACCTACCTTATATTTTTTTCTTACATTCAGGATCATGCATAACAGCTGCTGTTTGTAAGACGTTTGTAATGTGTTCATATGCccagaaatatttaaatgtgttctgtctcAAATTTTTTTCATTTCCATTATATGAAGTGGCATGGAAAACATGAGGGAAAAGCCAGTTTCGATGTtatggtatatttatttgacatgcTGTCAGGGTATGgcgggccccctgctggtcgcctCTGTCTACAGCgtcagttgtcctgttgttgttgtgttgtgttcgtccctcaggtgggcggaacccgtgatccgtctcacctgaggattgtttctctatatatgtcttgtctttgtccCAGTTGACTACTGGTCATTATATCCCTAATTTTTATTGAGTCacgggtttttgttttgtgcactttctccattaaaccatcctttttccctgagacttggcatgatcgcttccattttattttgcactccctgCAATCACACATGCTACAAAACAGAGATACAGTCTTTGCTTGAGCTAGCACATCTACTGCATATACTGGCTTATGCTGTTGCTG
This Brachyhypopomus gauderio isolate BG-103 unplaced genomic scaffold, BGAUD_0.2 sc77, whole genome shotgun sequence DNA region includes the following protein-coding sequences:
- the LOC143491550 gene encoding uncharacterized protein LOC143491550 — translated: MHLMMSTTAPQADLVETFSDDLIQGVKETRKLSKALLTQGQLSGEEYDNITAAPNSQDRMKLLLQALSNRGKQGRDALYCLLQEHEPELTLQMEHALYVHTVKEKLIEKVQHVEPVAHWMFNHGVIEEDEYFEVCEEEGSKKRMQAMFQILEQHGAKESDGFFAALFHCEPLLHRDLEKERVLQMYGLDKENNQITELMSLRNLEERWKELEIRERKLEKEKEELRRERNILETSKMEMDRERKQLTEMKSKLKREQLW